The Cyprinus carpio isolate SPL01 chromosome A19, ASM1834038v1, whole genome shotgun sequence genome has a segment encoding these proteins:
- the LOC122148822 gene encoding hairy/enhancer-of-split related with YRPW motif protein 1-like isoform X2 yields MKRNHDFSSSDSELDENIEVEKESADENAVNSPLGSVSPSTTSQVQARKRRRGIIEKRRRDRINNSLSELRRLVPSAFEKQGSAKLEKAEILQMTVDHLKMLHAAGGKGYFDAHALAMDYRGLGFRECLAETARYLSIIEGLDNTDPLRIRLVSHLNSYASQREAHSSLGHLAWGSAFGTPPGHLAHHLLLQQPRSTSSPPSSSSSSPSSSSPSAPSTEPHTPSRLTGTVITEAGRTGPLRVPPNTSLPPGLTPPTTSKLSPPLLTSLSSLSAFPIPLSAFPLLSPSSLGPVTPSSSLGKPYRPWSMEIGAF; encoded by the exons ATGAAGAGAAATCACGATTTTAGCTCCTCAGACAGCGAGCTCGATGAGAACATCGAAGTGGAGAAGGAGAGTGCTGACGAAAATGC cgTGAATTCTCCCCTCGGATCAGTGTCTCCATCCACAACCTCTCAAGTGCAAGCGAGAAAACGTCGCAGAGGG ATCATTGAGAAGCGCCGCAGGGACCGGATAAATAACAGTCTGTCTGAGCTGCGCAGGCTTGTGCCCAGCGCGTTTGAGAAACAG GGCTCTGCTAAACTagaaaaagctgaaattttaCAGATGACTGTAGACCATTTAAAGATGCTTCATGCAGCTGGTGGAAAAG GTTACTTTGATGCTCATGCTCTGGCCATGGATTACCGTGGGTTGGGTTTCCGCGAATGTCTGGCGGAGACGGCACGTTACCTCAGTATCATCGAGGGCCTGGACAACACCGACCCCCTCCGCATCCGCCTGGTTTCACACCTGAACAGTTACGCCTCCCAGAGAGAAGCTCATTCAAGTTTGGGCCACTTAGCGTGGGGCTCTGCGTTTGGGACGCCGCCCGGACATCTGGCTCACCACCTCCTCCTGCAGCAGCCGCGCAGCACCAGCAGCCCTCCATCCTCCAGTTCTTCATCGCCCTCCTCCTCATCTCCATCCGCCCCCTCCACAGAGCCGCACACCCCCAGCAGGCTGACTGGCACAGTGATTACTGAGGCAGGGCGGACAGGTCCACTGCGGGTGCCGCCCAATACCTCCCTGCCCCCTGGGCTCACACCACCTACTACATCCAAGCTTTCTCCACCCCTCCTGACGTCACTTTCGAGCCTGTCGGCGTTTCCCATCCCGCTGAGCGCATTTCCTCTTCTGTCCCCGAGCTCGCTGGGCCCCGTGACTCCCTCCAGCAGCCTGGGGAAGCCCTACAGGCCTTGGAGCATGGAAATAGGGGCCTTCTGA
- the LOC122148822 gene encoding hairy/enhancer-of-split related with YRPW motif protein 1-like isoform X1 codes for MKRNHDFSSSDSELDENIEVEKESADENASVNSPLGSVSPSTTSQVQARKRRRGIIEKRRRDRINNSLSELRRLVPSAFEKQGSAKLEKAEILQMTVDHLKMLHAAGGKGYFDAHALAMDYRGLGFRECLAETARYLSIIEGLDNTDPLRIRLVSHLNSYASQREAHSSLGHLAWGSAFGTPPGHLAHHLLLQQPRSTSSPPSSSSSSPSSSSPSAPSTEPHTPSRLTGTVITEAGRTGPLRVPPNTSLPPGLTPPTTSKLSPPLLTSLSSLSAFPIPLSAFPLLSPSSLGPVTPSSSLGKPYRPWSMEIGAF; via the exons ATGAAGAGAAATCACGATTTTAGCTCCTCAGACAGCGAGCTCGATGAGAACATCGAAGTGGAGAAGGAGAGTGCTGACGAAAATGC cagcgTGAATTCTCCCCTCGGATCAGTGTCTCCATCCACAACCTCTCAAGTGCAAGCGAGAAAACGTCGCAGAGGG ATCATTGAGAAGCGCCGCAGGGACCGGATAAATAACAGTCTGTCTGAGCTGCGCAGGCTTGTGCCCAGCGCGTTTGAGAAACAG GGCTCTGCTAAACTagaaaaagctgaaattttaCAGATGACTGTAGACCATTTAAAGATGCTTCATGCAGCTGGTGGAAAAG GTTACTTTGATGCTCATGCTCTGGCCATGGATTACCGTGGGTTGGGTTTCCGCGAATGTCTGGCGGAGACGGCACGTTACCTCAGTATCATCGAGGGCCTGGACAACACCGACCCCCTCCGCATCCGCCTGGTTTCACACCTGAACAGTTACGCCTCCCAGAGAGAAGCTCATTCAAGTTTGGGCCACTTAGCGTGGGGCTCTGCGTTTGGGACGCCGCCCGGACATCTGGCTCACCACCTCCTCCTGCAGCAGCCGCGCAGCACCAGCAGCCCTCCATCCTCCAGTTCTTCATCGCCCTCCTCCTCATCTCCATCCGCCCCCTCCACAGAGCCGCACACCCCCAGCAGGCTGACTGGCACAGTGATTACTGAGGCAGGGCGGACAGGTCCACTGCGGGTGCCGCCCAATACCTCCCTGCCCCCTGGGCTCACACCACCTACTACATCCAAGCTTTCTCCACCCCTCCTGACGTCACTTTCGAGCCTGTCGGCGTTTCCCATCCCGCTGAGCGCATTTCCTCTTCTGTCCCCGAGCTCGCTGGGCCCCGTGACTCCCTCCAGCAGCCTGGGGAAGCCCTACAGGCCTTGGAGCATGGAAATAGGGGCCTTCTGA